In Neisseriaceae bacterium CLB008, one genomic interval encodes:
- a CDS encoding aldehyde dehydrogenase: MMATPLPLFLAGRWQQGRGGVSDSLFPADGSLNATVSTASAEDVHEAIALAEQAWRDWRGSLPHERAAILHRVADLIDARVDSLSKLQTRDNGKPLAETRGLVLSAAATARYVAAACETLSDELTPQRAHDFMTMSVHEPVGIVGCITPWNSPIASEMQKLAPALAGGNAVLLKPADATPLLALELAKLFEEAGLPKGLLSVLPGRGSVVGEAIIQHPLVRKLSFTGGTSTGRHLAHVAAEKLITTSLELGGKSPVVVLPDADLDLAAQGIVYGIFSSSGQACIAGSRLFIHTSIYETLLAKIIALTTKLRVGHPEAADTQMGPLISEAHLKTVDDYVQLAKSEGGHIACGGKRLLEGDLAQGSYYAPTIITGLANSARVCQEEIFGPVLVVLPYTDEAELLAQANDNVFGLAAGIWTENYRDAWRLARCLEAGTIWINTYKKFSISTPFGGFKESGIGREKGRAGILSYMQQKSIYLGLSSVPNPWCD; encoded by the coding sequence ATGATGGCGACCCCATTACCCCTATTTTTAGCCGGACGCTGGCAGCAAGGCCGCGGCGGCGTCAGCGACAGCCTGTTTCCTGCCGATGGCAGCCTTAACGCCACCGTCAGCACGGCCAGCGCTGAGGACGTGCATGAGGCGATCGCCTTGGCCGAACAGGCTTGGCGCGACTGGCGCGGCAGTTTGCCGCATGAGCGGGCGGCGATTTTACACCGCGTTGCTGACTTGATTGACGCGCGGGTGGATTCGCTGTCTAAGCTGCAAACCCGCGACAACGGTAAGCCTTTAGCCGAAACCCGCGGCTTGGTATTGAGTGCGGCGGCGACGGCGCGTTATGTGGCCGCGGCTTGTGAAACCCTCAGCGATGAGCTAACGCCGCAGCGGGCTCACGACTTTATGACCATGAGCGTGCATGAGCCGGTGGGGATTGTGGGCTGCATCACGCCTTGGAATTCGCCCATTGCCAGCGAAATGCAAAAGCTGGCGCCGGCCTTGGCGGGCGGTAATGCCGTGCTGTTAAAGCCGGCCGATGCCACGCCGCTGTTGGCGTTAGAGTTGGCGAAGCTGTTTGAAGAAGCGGGCCTGCCTAAGGGCTTACTCAGCGTTTTACCTGGCCGAGGCTCGGTGGTGGGTGAGGCGATTATTCAGCACCCCTTAGTGCGTAAGCTGTCCTTTACCGGCGGCACCAGCACGGGGCGTCACTTGGCGCACGTGGCAGCAGAAAAATTGATCACCACGTCTTTAGAGCTGGGCGGTAAATCGCCGGTGGTGGTGTTGCCCGATGCTGATTTAGATTTGGCGGCTCAGGGCATCGTGTACGGTATTTTTAGCTCGTCAGGCCAGGCCTGTATTGCCGGCTCTCGTTTATTCATTCATACGTCTATTTATGAGACTCTGCTGGCTAAAATCATTGCCCTCACGACCAAGCTTAGGGTGGGGCATCCAGAAGCCGCCGACACCCAGATGGGGCCGCTCATCAGCGAAGCGCATTTAAAAACCGTAGACGATTACGTGCAGCTGGCCAAAAGCGAAGGCGGCCACATTGCCTGTGGCGGCAAGCGTTTACTGGAAGGGGATTTGGCCCAAGGCAGCTATTATGCGCCCACCATCATCACCGGTTTGGCCAACAGTGCCCGCGTGTGTCAGGAAGAGATTTTTGGGCCGGTTTTGGTGGTGCTGCCTTATACCGATGAGGCCGAGCTGCTGGCGCAGGCCAACGACAATGTATTTGGCCTAGCCGCCGGTATCTGGACGGAAAACTATCGTGACGCGTGGCGCTTGGCCAGATGCCTTGAAGCGGGCACGATTTGGATCAATACCTATAAGAAATTTTCCATCAGCACGCCGTTTGGTGGCTTTAAGGAAAGCGGCATTGGTCGGGAAAAAGGCCGCGCCGGCATTTTGTCCTATATGCAGCAAAAAAGCATTTATTTGGGGTTGAGCAGCGTGCCCAACCCTTGGTGTGACTAA
- a CDS encoding alpha/beta fold hydrolase — protein MNALVEELSHYPLRTVSVAGRVQAYREAGQGPALVLLHGISSGSGAWVNQLAALSPYFRVIAWDAPGYGSSECLANPEPRALDYAQALHAFLQVLGVNQPLLLGHSLGAMMVSAYAQAFPQNYAGLILANPAQGYGAADAKMQAQVAQQRPQLLRTLGHAGMATERAPYLLAPQAEASKVALVAYSMLQLQQQGFEQASQVLAHDDIWQALPAVTGANIGVIYGLEDGITPPAGVDALIQRLDPNVVAYPLEAAGHASYIDEPAAFNQAVLAYAQLINRIKEES, from the coding sequence ATGAACGCTTTAGTTGAAGAGTTAAGCCATTATCCGCTGCGCACCGTTTCGGTGGCGGGGCGGGTACAGGCCTATCGCGAGGCGGGGCAAGGCCCAGCGCTGGTGTTGCTGCATGGCATCAGCTCTGGATCGGGCGCTTGGGTGAATCAATTGGCCGCCCTAAGCCCTTATTTTCGGGTGATCGCCTGGGATGCGCCTGGTTATGGCTCGAGTGAATGCTTGGCGAATCCTGAGCCTAGGGCGCTGGATTATGCGCAAGCCCTGCATGCCTTTTTACAGGTATTGGGGGTGAACCAACCGCTGTTATTGGGCCATTCTTTAGGCGCCATGATGGTCAGCGCTTACGCGCAAGCATTTCCTCAAAACTATGCGGGTTTAATATTGGCCAATCCCGCTCAAGGCTATGGCGCTGCCGATGCCAAAATGCAAGCACAGGTGGCTCAGCAGCGGCCACAGCTCTTACGGACTTTAGGCCACGCAGGCATGGCCACAGAACGGGCGCCGTATTTATTGGCGCCACAGGCCGAGGCCAGCAAGGTGGCCTTGGTGGCGTACAGCATGTTACAGCTACAGCAACAAGGGTTTGAACAAGCGTCACAGGTATTGGCCCATGATGATATTTGGCAGGCTTTACCCGCAGTGACGGGGGCAAACATCGGGGTGATTTATGGTCTTGAGGATGGCATTACCCCGCCCGCAGGCGTGGATGCCTTGATCCAGCGGTTGGACCCAAACGTTGTGGCCTATCCGCTAGAAGCGGCAGGACACGCCAGCTACATTGATGAGCCAGCAGCGTTTAATCAAGCGGTGTTGGCCTATGCGCAGCTCATTAACAGAATAAAAGAGGAATCATAA
- a CDS encoding aspartate dehydrogenase yields the protein MKKLMMIGFGAMGQTVLAHLPEGLSLAWVVVPERSIAKVSALVGADVAVMADVAECAEQPDLVIEVAGQAGVRAHAAAVLRRGWNMALISVGALADAELAQSLATAATEGGGTLTVLAGAVAGMDGLAAAKEGGLDRVVYQGCKSPSSWQGSHAETLIDLANVTEKTVFFTGSAREAATLFPANANVAATIALAGLGMDETQVELTVDPDSHKNQHRIEASGRFGQMSIELAGVPLPSNPKTSTLAALSVVRACRLCLSGIKV from the coding sequence ATGAAAAAATTAATGATGATTGGTTTTGGTGCCATGGGCCAAACGGTGTTGGCGCATCTGCCTGAAGGCTTGAGCTTGGCTTGGGTGGTGGTGCCAGAGCGCAGCATCGCCAAAGTCAGCGCTTTGGTGGGCGCCGACGTGGCGGTGATGGCCGACGTGGCCGAGTGTGCTGAGCAGCCGGATTTGGTGATTGAAGTCGCGGGTCAAGCTGGCGTGCGGGCACATGCGGCGGCGGTGCTGCGCCGTGGTTGGAACATGGCCTTGATTTCGGTGGGGGCTTTGGCCGACGCCGAGCTGGCCCAAAGCTTAGCGACCGCAGCGACAGAAGGCGGCGGCACCTTGACCGTTTTGGCCGGTGCCGTAGCCGGCATGGACGGCTTGGCGGCAGCCAAAGAGGGCGGCCTTGATCGCGTGGTGTATCAGGGGTGTAAAAGCCCCAGTAGTTGGCAAGGGTCGCATGCGGAAACGCTGATTGATTTGGCCAACGTGACGGAAAAAACGGTGTTTTTCACAGGCAGCGCCCGCGAAGCGGCGACGCTGTTTCCGGCCAACGCCAACGTGGCGGCAACCATTGCCTTGGCGGGTCTGGGCATGGATGAAACCCAGGTTGAGCTCACCGTCGACCCAGACAGCCACAAAAATCAGCACCGGATTGAGGCTTCAGGCCGCTTTGGCCAGATGAGCATTGAGCTGGCGGGCGTGCCCCTGCCCAGCAACCCTAAAACCTCGACCCTGGCCGCGCTGAGCGTGGTGCGGGCGTGTCGATTATGCCTCAGTGGCATCAAAGTATAA
- a CDS encoding thiamine pyrophosphate-binding protein, whose protein sequence is MSEKINVGEAIVRVLEAHGVDSMYGVISIHNLPIADAVGRRKQMHFVCARGEAGAVTMSDAHARFKGLGVSLTSTGAGAGNAIGSLIEATNAASPLLHLTGQVEREYLDRDASFIHEAKDQLTFLKASSKAAYRINSPEQAVGIIREAIRVATTVPMGPVSVEIPIDVQASLIELPHDLGPVGALQLPAANAGDVADLAAALKAAKRPMVWIGGGCLNAAAEVQALADLGVPVVSSTHARGVLSDEHPRSLGAFHNAAAVEKLLAESDLAIVVGSRLRSNETKTYSVVFPENLYQIDAHPGAQQRNYRVKRFICADAKTILGQLVAALAGHSKVDSAYDEAIGAAKAVAVAALRKQIDNYALICDALREALPRDGILVRDITMSGSTWGSRLFPAYGPNGNIHSLAGAIGLGLATGIGAAIANRDKKVVTLVGDGGLALGVGEIATMVQEQTNMVLMVMNDGGYGVMRGIQNNYFEGRQYYNELHTPNFKALGEAMGVKSWRVDSVASYAAAIKEAVAHQGPSLIEVMMDGVGPLNFAGPPQKKLY, encoded by the coding sequence ATGTCAGAAAAAATCAATGTAGGTGAAGCAATCGTACGCGTTTTGGAAGCGCACGGTGTCGACAGCATGTATGGCGTGATTTCCATCCATAATTTACCCATTGCCGACGCCGTGGGCAGACGCAAGCAGATGCACTTTGTGTGCGCACGCGGTGAGGCAGGTGCCGTCACCATGTCGGACGCCCACGCGCGTTTTAAAGGCTTAGGCGTGTCGCTGACCAGTACCGGCGCTGGCGCCGGCAACGCCATTGGTTCGCTGATTGAGGCCACCAATGCGGCCAGCCCCTTATTGCACTTGACCGGTCAGGTCGAGCGTGAATACCTAGACCGCGACGCCAGCTTCATTCATGAAGCCAAAGATCAGCTGACGTTCTTAAAGGCCAGCAGCAAAGCGGCCTATCGCATCAACAGCCCAGAGCAGGCGGTTGGCATTATCCGCGAGGCGATTCGAGTGGCCACGACCGTGCCGATGGGGCCGGTGAGCGTGGAAATCCCCATCGACGTACAGGCCAGCTTGATTGAGCTGCCGCACGATTTAGGGCCTGTCGGCGCCTTGCAGCTGCCGGCGGCAAACGCTGGCGATGTGGCTGATTTGGCTGCGGCGCTGAAGGCGGCGAAGCGGCCAATGGTGTGGATTGGTGGCGGCTGCCTCAATGCCGCGGCCGAAGTGCAGGCCTTGGCCGATTTAGGCGTGCCTGTCGTATCGTCCACCCATGCGCGCGGCGTCTTGTCGGATGAGCATCCGCGTAGCTTGGGTGCGTTTCATAACGCCGCCGCGGTTGAAAAACTGCTGGCCGAAAGCGATCTGGCCATCGTTGTGGGCTCGCGTTTACGCAGCAATGAAACCAAAACGTATAGTGTGGTGTTTCCTGAAAACCTATACCAAATTGACGCCCACCCCGGCGCTCAGCAGCGCAATTATCGGGTGAAGCGGTTTATCTGTGCCGATGCCAAGACGATTTTGGGCCAGCTAGTGGCCGCATTGGCTGGCCACAGCAAAGTAGACAGTGCTTATGATGAGGCCATTGGCGCCGCTAAAGCAGTGGCGGTGGCGGCGCTACGCAAGCAAATCGACAACTATGCCCTTATTTGCGATGCCCTGCGTGAAGCCCTGCCGCGCGACGGCATCTTGGTGCGCGACATCACCATGTCTGGCAGTACCTGGGGCAGCAGGCTGTTCCCAGCCTATGGGCCAAACGGCAACATTCATTCTTTGGCGGGCGCAATTGGTCTGGGCTTAGCCACTGGTATTGGCGCGGCGATCGCTAATCGTGACAAAAAAGTGGTGACGCTGGTGGGCGATGGCGGTTTGGCTTTGGGCGTTGGGGAGATCGCGACCATGGTGCAAGAACAAACCAATATGGTGTTGATGGTGATGAACGACGGTGGTTATGGCGTCATGCGCGGCATTCAAAACAATTACTTTGAAGGGCGCCAATACTACAATGAGTTACACACCCCTAACTTTAAGGCCCTTGGTGAGGCGATGGGGGTCAAGAGCTGGCGCGTGGATTCGGTGGCCAGCTATGCAGCGGCGATTAAGGAGGCCGTCGCCCATCAAGGCCCCAGCCTGATTGAGGTGATGATGGATGGCGTTGGGCCGCTGAATTTTGCTGGGCCACCGCAGAAGAAGCTGTATTAA
- a CDS encoding c-type cytochrome, with protein MNKRILTLMLALSAGLGLSVNAWANTDADKAPSRGEYLARAGDCIACHTAKDGEPFAGGLAMSSPVGVIYSTNITPDPTHGIGQYSLADFDRAVRHGQAKAGHHLYPAMPFTAYAKVTDDDLKALYDYFMNEVQPVAKANQPTAIEAPMNQRWPLAIWGKLFHDSSVFKPDPAASDEVNRGAYLVQGLGHCGTCHTPRNVAMQEKGLTGKDTQYLAGAYLDGWWAPSLRGMDFDQADLVRLLQDGHARKTSFSGPMAEVVSESLQYLNTDDVNSMVAYLNSLSSEPVKANKPATLPEAVKRQGQGTYMMYCSSCHGVNGKGFDYVVPELANNGRMNVTLTNAVQVILHGAKTPITSGQTAYHMPGYGKLLSDEEVASVANYIGTSWGNAAPVIEASEVAKIRTGPKPISAMAVVGGIAAAGIVGLLLLVWVLRKFFGRKKRR; from the coding sequence ATGAATAAGCGCATATTAACCTTGATGCTGGCCTTGAGCGCTGGCTTGGGGCTGAGCGTCAACGCTTGGGCCAATACCGACGCCGATAAAGCGCCTAGCCGCGGTGAATATTTGGCCCGTGCGGGCGACTGTATTGCCTGCCATACAGCCAAAGACGGTGAGCCGTTTGCGGGTGGCCTGGCCATGAGTTCACCCGTTGGCGTGATTTACTCAACCAACATCACGCCTGACCCCACCCACGGCATTGGTCAATATAGCCTAGCCGATTTTGATCGAGCCGTGCGCCACGGTCAGGCTAAGGCCGGCCATCATTTGTATCCCGCCATGCCGTTTACCGCCTATGCTAAGGTCACCGACGATGACCTGAAGGCTTTATACGACTACTTTATGAACGAGGTTCAGCCGGTGGCCAAGGCCAATCAGCCCACAGCGATTGAGGCCCCGATGAATCAGCGCTGGCCGTTGGCCATTTGGGGCAAGCTGTTCCACGACAGCAGCGTCTTTAAGCCTGATCCAGCCGCCAGCGACGAGGTCAACCGTGGCGCTTATCTGGTGCAAGGCTTAGGCCACTGCGGCACCTGCCATACGCCGCGCAACGTAGCCATGCAGGAAAAGGGCTTAACGGGTAAGGACACTCAGTATTTAGCGGGTGCCTATTTAGATGGCTGGTGGGCACCGAGCCTGCGTGGCATGGATTTTGATCAGGCCGATTTGGTGCGTTTGCTGCAGGACGGACACGCCCGTAAAACCTCGTTTTCTGGCCCAATGGCGGAAGTGGTGAGCGAAAGCCTACAGTATTTAAACACCGACGACGTCAACAGCATGGTGGCGTATTTAAACAGCCTCTCGTCTGAGCCTGTGAAGGCTAATAAGCCTGCTACTTTGCCTGAGGCGGTGAAGCGCCAAGGCCAGGGCACATATATGATGTATTGCAGCAGCTGCCACGGCGTCAACGGCAAAGGATTTGACTATGTGGTGCCGGAGTTGGCCAATAATGGGCGCATGAACGTGACCTTAACCAATGCGGTGCAGGTGATTTTACACGGCGCCAAAACGCCGATCACCAGCGGGCAGACGGCCTATCACATGCCTGGCTATGGCAAGCTGTTAAGCGATGAAGAGGTGGCGTCTGTGGCCAACTACATCGGCACGTCTTGGGGCAATGCCGCACCGGTGATTGAGGCCAGCGAAGTGGCTAAAATCCGTACTGGGCCGAAGCCCATTAGCGCCATGGCCGTAGTGGGCGGGATTGCTGCGGCTGGCATTGTTGGCCTACTGCTGTTGGTGTGGGTGCTGCGTAAGTTCTTTGGGCGTAAAAAACGCCGTTGA
- a CDS encoding SDR family oxidoreductase, translating into MGFQIENRVAVVTGGSSGIGLATVRLLIEAGAKVAWCGRDAERLAESLASIQAEFPDAACFTRSCDVLNRADVDAFAAAVVAHFGQVDFLINNAGQGHVAHFADTEDEDWLNETKLKLFSVINPVKAFLPALERSDVASITNVNSLLSLQPEPHMIATSSARAALLNLTHSLAHEFCAKGIRVNSILLGMVESNQWQRRYERRSDSSVSWEAWIGEVAAKRGIPMGRLGKPEEPARALVFLASPLASYTSGAALDVSGGFNKHL; encoded by the coding sequence ATGGGTTTCCAAATTGAAAATAGAGTAGCCGTGGTGACCGGTGGGTCATCAGGCATAGGGTTGGCGACGGTGCGCCTGTTGATTGAGGCCGGCGCTAAAGTGGCTTGGTGTGGTCGAGACGCTGAGCGTTTGGCCGAATCTTTGGCCAGCATCCAGGCTGAGTTTCCTGATGCAGCCTGCTTTACTCGCAGCTGCGACGTGTTGAATCGTGCCGACGTGGACGCGTTTGCGGCGGCAGTCGTGGCCCATTTTGGGCAGGTGGATTTTTTAATCAACAATGCTGGTCAAGGCCATGTGGCGCACTTTGCCGACACGGAAGACGAAGACTGGCTGAATGAAACCAAGCTCAAGCTGTTTAGCGTCATCAATCCAGTGAAGGCGTTTTTGCCTGCCTTAGAGCGCTCAGACGTGGCGTCGATCACCAACGTGAATTCGCTGCTGTCGTTACAGCCAGAGCCACACATGATCGCGACTTCGTCTGCGCGGGCGGCCTTGCTGAATCTGACTCATTCATTGGCGCATGAGTTTTGCGCCAAGGGCATTCGGGTGAACTCTATTTTGTTGGGCATGGTGGAATCCAACCAATGGCAGCGACGCTACGAGCGGCGCAGCGACAGCAGCGTCAGCTGGGAGGCCTGGATTGGTGAGGTGGCGGCCAAGCGTGGCATTCCGATGGGACGTTTAGGCAAACCAGAAGAGCCGGCTCGAGCCTTAGTGTTTTTGGCTTCACCGTTGGCGTCTTACACCAGTGGTGCGGCTTTGGACGTATCGGGTGGCTTTAATAAACACCTTTAA
- a CDS encoding cupin domain-containing protein gives MSQTIETWQQPADKTLAQWVESRVARLETRTYDFDALKFQADFDPKYKRAQMRYMGTGAAGVTSDTNVVPAENFTFSTMLLPAQCEGPLHVHRDVEEVFFMLRGSIDLFIEHNGETYTTRLNERDLISIPPNVYRGLYNHTQEDALMCVMLGTAKPTIPTYPDDHPLSKIKR, from the coding sequence ATGTCTCAAACCATAGAAACTTGGCAACAGCCAGCCGATAAAACCTTGGCTCAGTGGGTAGAATCTCGCGTTGCGCGCTTGGAAACCCGAACCTACGATTTTGATGCCCTGAAATTTCAGGCCGATTTTGATCCGAAATACAAACGCGCGCAAATGCGCTATATGGGCACAGGTGCAGCAGGCGTGACCAGCGACACCAACGTGGTGCCAGCGGAGAACTTCACCTTTTCAACCATGCTGTTGCCGGCACAGTGTGAAGGCCCGCTACACGTTCACCGTGACGTCGAGGAAGTTTTTTTCATGCTGCGTGGCTCCATTGATCTATTTATTGAGCATAATGGAGAAACCTATACAACTCGTTTGAACGAGCGTGATTTGATCTCGATTCCACCGAATGTTTACCGCGGCTTGTATAACCACACGCAAGAGGATGCCTTGATGTGCGTGATGTTGGGCACGGCCAAACCCACCATTCCGACCTATCCGGATGACCATCCCTTATCCAAAATCAAGCGTTAA
- a CDS encoding NAD(P)-binding protein: protein MNITRRDFLNGVALTIAAGLTPIQQLLQASSLATATLESGQDYYPPALMGMRGNHPGSFEPAHALARAGVRFDTTGPIEETYDLVVVGAGISGLAAAFFYRQQFGPDKKVLILDNHDDFGGHAKRNEFSTDEGMVLGYGGSESLQSPRSIYSPIATKLIEDLGIDLTRLESHFDVNFYPDLGLSKGVFFDKAHFGVNKIVSGDPGHGVADDIPINRLNGRSYREFISDFPLPKQDREDLIKLHEETVDYLAGMSTEEKVDYLDRHSYTQFLRDKVKLSKRAILYFQQQTSDFQGVGIDATACSDARLCALPGFEAMNLPPLDEESQAELDDLYIHHFPDGNATIARLLVRRLIPAVAPGDTMEDVVLAKFDYSKLDQPKSPTRLRLNATVVRADNASDNTVVLAYARGDKVHRVKAKYAIMAGYNMMIPSIVPTMPQVQQDALHQNVKAPLVYSKVVIKNWQAFKKLGVHSVYSPTAPYSLVKLDYPVSMGGYEHSKSPDQPMCLHMVYVPIMAGSGLPAREQSRMGRANLLATSFEEHEQMIRDQLQAMLGEEGFNHETDILGITVNRWSHGYSYTVNTLFDDEDEAEKIIETARQPFGNIHIANSDANWGPYAHEAMDAAHRAIAEVAEKLVLTQGGVA, encoded by the coding sequence ATGAACATTACCCGTCGCGATTTCTTGAATGGCGTGGCATTGACCATCGCCGCAGGGTTAACCCCTATTCAGCAGCTGTTACAAGCTTCTTCTTTGGCCACCGCCACCTTGGAATCTGGTCAAGACTATTATCCGCCAGCCTTAATGGGCATGCGCGGCAACCATCCTGGCTCGTTTGAGCCGGCTCATGCCTTGGCCCGCGCTGGCGTGCGCTTTGACACCACTGGCCCGATCGAAGAAACCTATGATTTGGTGGTGGTCGGCGCTGGCATCAGCGGCCTTGCTGCAGCGTTCTTTTATCGCCAGCAGTTTGGGCCCGACAAAAAAGTGTTGATTCTCGACAACCATGATGACTTTGGCGGCCACGCCAAGCGCAATGAATTCAGCACCGATGAGGGCATGGTGTTGGGCTATGGCGGCAGCGAATCCCTACAGTCGCCGCGCTCGATCTACAGCCCCATTGCCACTAAGCTCATTGAAGATTTGGGCATTGATTTGACCCGTTTAGAAAGTCATTTTGACGTGAATTTTTATCCCGATCTGGGCTTGAGTAAGGGGGTGTTCTTTGACAAGGCCCACTTCGGGGTTAATAAAATCGTGTCTGGCGATCCTGGCCACGGCGTGGCCGACGACATCCCCATCAATCGGCTCAATGGCCGCAGCTACCGTGAGTTTATCTCCGATTTTCCGCTGCCCAAGCAGGATAGAGAAGATTTGATTAAGCTGCACGAAGAGACGGTAGACTATTTGGCGGGCATGAGCACCGAAGAGAAAGTCGACTATCTGGATCGTCACAGCTATACCCAGTTTTTACGCGACAAAGTGAAACTTTCTAAACGCGCCATTCTGTATTTTCAACAGCAAACCAGTGACTTCCAAGGTGTAGGCATAGACGCCACGGCATGTTCAGACGCACGGCTGTGCGCCTTGCCTGGCTTTGAAGCCATGAACCTGCCTCCTTTAGATGAAGAATCCCAGGCCGAGTTGGATGATCTTTACATCCATCACTTTCCAGACGGTAACGCCACCATTGCGCGCCTTTTGGTGCGTCGGCTGATTCCTGCCGTGGCCCCAGGCGACACGATGGAAGACGTGGTGTTGGCTAAATTTGACTACAGCAAGCTGGATCAGCCTAAGTCACCCACGCGGCTGCGCCTGAACGCAACCGTGGTGCGCGCCGATAATGCGTCTGACAACACCGTGGTGCTGGCCTATGCGCGGGGCGATAAAGTGCATCGCGTCAAAGCTAAATACGCCATTATGGCAGGCTACAATATGATGATTCCGTCCATCGTGCCCACTATGCCGCAGGTGCAGCAAGATGCGCTACACCAAAACGTGAAGGCACCGCTGGTGTATTCCAAAGTGGTGATTAAAAACTGGCAGGCCTTTAAGAAGCTAGGCGTGCACAGCGTGTATTCGCCCACGGCGCCTTATAGCTTAGTCAAACTAGACTATCCCGTGTCTATGGGGGGCTACGAGCATTCTAAATCGCCCGATCAGCCTATGTGTTTGCACATGGTGTATGTGCCGATCATGGCGGGCAGCGGTTTGCCTGCGCGAGAACAGTCGCGTATGGGCCGCGCCAATTTGCTGGCCACCTCGTTTGAAGAGCATGAACAAATGATTCGTGATCAATTGCAGGCCATGTTGGGCGAAGAAGGGTTTAACCACGAAACCGACATTTTGGGCATCACCGTGAACCGCTGGTCGCACGGTTATTCTTATACCGTGAACACGTTGTTTGACGATGAGGACGAAGCCGAGAAAATTATTGAAACGGCGCGCCAGCCGTTTGGCAATATTCACATTGCTAACTCGGACGCCAATTGGGGCCCGTATGCCCATGAGGCGATGGATGCGGCTCACCGTGCGATTGCTGAGGTGGCCGAGAAGCTGGTGTTGACGCAAGGAGGTGTGGCATGA
- a CDS encoding MFS transporter: MQTEQDVKAGMRQWMVAVVLMVCVTLAFFDKISISVLFADPHFQDVMGIAHTDKSKLGWLMTSFLLAYGFSSVFLSFIGDLFNPKYLLMVTVASWGVLMGMMGFANSYEEMLFYRVLLGLAEGPLFALAYTIVKQTFGAGQQARASTMFLLGTPIGAALGFPITAYVLQSHDWQTTFYVLAALTLLVLVVIYFGLKGTKLAKQSSLVQGATRPSFKDHARNSKILLSSAAFWGVCLFNVALLTYLWGLNSWLPSYLMEAKHFDLKAFGQLSSLPFIAMLVGEVFGAFLSDRQPLRRTRQVMLGLFFAGAGLWLMVYVDSAMAVIGLMAFSAFSWGMSACAVFALLSRVSAANVAATAGGIFNGLGNFASAAAPVLIGYMVTMSGHFDYGIIFLAAVALVGSFILLPWLRKY, from the coding sequence ATGCAAACAGAGCAAGACGTAAAGGCCGGCATGCGGCAATGGATGGTGGCCGTGGTGCTGATGGTGTGCGTCACCTTGGCCTTCTTTGACAAAATCAGTATTTCGGTGCTGTTTGCCGATCCGCATTTTCAAGACGTAATGGGCATTGCCCATACCGATAAATCCAAGCTGGGCTGGTTGATGACCAGTTTCCTATTGGCCTATGGCTTTTCATCGGTGTTTTTAAGCTTTATTGGTGATTTATTTAACCCTAAGTATTTGCTTATGGTGACGGTGGCCTCTTGGGGCGTGTTGATGGGCATGATGGGCTTTGCCAACAGCTACGAAGAAATGCTGTTTTACCGAGTGCTGTTGGGCTTGGCAGAAGGGCCGCTGTTTGCCCTGGCCTACACCATCGTCAAACAAACGTTTGGCGCCGGTCAGCAGGCACGGGCATCGACCATGTTTCTCTTGGGTACGCCGATTGGCGCCGCGCTAGGGTTTCCGATTACTGCCTATGTATTGCAAAGTCATGATTGGCAGACCACGTTTTACGTATTGGCCGCGCTGACGCTGTTGGTGCTGGTGGTGATTTACTTTGGTTTAAAGGGCACCAAGCTGGCCAAGCAATCGTCTTTGGTTCAGGGCGCGACGCGGCCAAGCTTTAAGGATCACGCCCGCAACAGCAAGATTTTGTTGTCGAGTGCCGCATTTTGGGGCGTGTGCTTGTTTAACGTGGCCTTGCTGACCTATTTGTGGGGCCTGAACAGCTGGCTGCCGAGCTATTTAATGGAAGCCAAGCATTTTGATTTAAAAGCGTTTGGCCAACTGTCTTCGCTGCCGTTTATTGCCATGCTGGTGGGCGAAGTGTTTGGGGCTTTTTTATCCGATCGTCAGCCGCTACGCCGCACCAGACAGGTGATGTTGGGTTTGTTCTTTGCTGGCGCCGGCCTGTGGCTGATGGTGTACGTAGACAGTGCGATGGCGGTGATTGGCCTGATGGCGTTCAGCGCATTTTCTTGGGGCATGAGTGCCTGTGCCGTGTTTGCTTTGCTGTCACGGGTGTCGGCGGCCAATGTGGCGGCCACCGCCGGTGGGATTTTCAATGGCTTGGGCAACTTTGCCAGTGCGGCGGCGCCTGTGTTGATTGGCTATATGGTGACCATGAGCGGTCACTTTGATTACGGCATCATTTTCTTGGCCGCAGTGGCGTTGGTGGGATCGTTCATCCTGCTGCCGTGGCTACGTAAATATTAA